In Brevibacillus brevis, a genomic segment contains:
- a CDS encoding sigma-70 family RNA polymerase sigma factor has protein sequence MQEADLIRKAQSGDHDALVDLLRSIETSVYRSAYYILGNEQDALDASQEVLIRIYRKLDTYQEKAKFSTWVQRIVSNVCMDKFRAKKETVSIDEHELIIPDRNNVEDEILLTGLSSDIQEAIGKLPKQYRMVVVLRYLEDFSYQEIAEALELPLNTVKSYLFRARQQLQELLYDYQKGGIG, from the coding sequence ATGCAGGAAGCAGATTTGATCAGGAAAGCGCAGTCCGGGGATCATGATGCGCTCGTCGACCTGCTCCGATCCATTGAGACCTCCGTTTACCGCAGCGCTTACTATATTCTTGGAAACGAACAGGACGCGCTCGACGCTTCCCAGGAAGTGCTGATTCGCATCTATCGAAAATTGGATACTTATCAGGAAAAGGCGAAATTTTCGACCTGGGTGCAGCGGATCGTCAGCAACGTCTGCATGGATAAATTTCGAGCGAAGAAGGAAACGGTCTCAATAGACGAGCATGAGTTGATTATCCCTGATCGAAACAACGTCGAAGATGAAATTCTTCTCACTGGATTGTCTAGCGACATTCAGGAAGCCATCGGAAAGCTGCCCAAGCAGTACCGGATGGTGGTAGTGCTCCGCTACCTGGAGGATTTTTCGTACCAGGAAATCGCGGAGGCATTGGAATTGCCGCTTAACACGGTTAAGTCGTATTTGTTCCGGGCCAGACAACAGTTGCAGGAACTTTTGTACGACTACCAGAAAGGGGGGATCGGTTGA